The following are encoded together in the Rhodanobacter soli genome:
- the uvrA gene encoding excinuclease ABC subunit UvrA, translating to MDTIRIRGARTHNLKNIDLDLPRDKLIVITGLSGSGKSSLAFDTIYAEGQRRYVESLSAYARQFLSMMEKPDVDHIEGLSPAISIEQKSTSHNPRSTVGTITEVYDYLRLLYARVGTPRCPDHGIPLEAQTVSQMVDSTLALDPEQRYMLLAPVIRERKGEHVQVFEQLRAQGFVRARVDGAVYDLDAVPPLTLRQKHTIEVVIDRFRPREDIKQRLAESFETALRLGDGLVIVANMDDPKAQEQLLSSRYSCPVCDYSLPELEPRLFSFNSPVGACPSCDGLGVTQVFDAARVVGHPELPLSNGAVRGWDRRNAHYFQLILSLAAHYGFDVDTPWQKLPADVQKAILYGSGKDRIAFRYITERGGKVTREHAFEGILPNLERRYKETESAAVREELAKYISDQPCPECAGQRLNRSARNVFVADHALPSLTSRSIDDALAFFEELKLAGWRGEIAVKIVKEIRERLTFLNDVGLNYLTLDRQADSLSGGEAQRIRLASQIGAGLVGVMYVLDEPSIGLHQRDNERLLGTLTRLRDLGNTVIVVEHDEDAIRMADHVLDIGPGAGVHGGEIVAQGTVQDMLDSPRSVTGQFLSGERAIEVPKERRQPIDNDAWLRLKGASGNNLKHVDLAIPAGLFTCVTGVSGSGKSTLVNDTLFRLAAAELNGAGTQSAPYKSVDGMELFDKVVDIDQSPIGRTPRSNPATYTGLFTPLREMFAQVPEARSRGYTPGRFSFNVRGGRCEACEGDGMIKVEMHFLPDVYVPCDVCHGKRYNRETLEILYKGHTIADVLDMTVEDALKLFENVPTIARKLDTLRAVGLDYIKLGQSATTLSGGEAQRVKLSKELSKRDTGRTLYILDEPTTGLHFHDIEQLLDVLHQLVDQGNTVVVIEHNLDVIKTADWIVDLGPEGGAGGGRILVSGTPETVAATPESHTGHFLAPHLKPAKPKKPGAATRVKAATKHIASADKYKPMRGSGKKKKPS from the coding sequence ATGGACACCATTCGCATCCGCGGCGCACGCACGCACAACCTCAAGAATATCGACCTCGACCTCCCGCGCGACAAACTGATCGTGATCACCGGCCTGTCCGGCTCCGGCAAGTCGTCGCTGGCGTTCGACACGATCTACGCCGAAGGCCAGCGGCGCTACGTCGAATCGCTGTCGGCGTACGCGCGGCAGTTCCTGTCGATGATGGAGAAGCCCGACGTCGACCACATCGAAGGCCTGTCGCCGGCGATCTCGATCGAGCAGAAATCCACCTCGCACAACCCACGCTCCACCGTCGGCACGATCACCGAGGTGTACGACTACCTGCGCCTGCTGTACGCCCGCGTCGGCACGCCGCGCTGCCCCGACCACGGCATCCCGCTGGAAGCACAGACGGTGAGCCAGATGGTGGACAGCACGCTGGCGCTGGATCCGGAGCAGCGCTACATGCTGCTGGCGCCGGTGATCCGCGAGCGCAAGGGCGAGCACGTGCAGGTGTTCGAGCAGCTGCGCGCGCAGGGCTTCGTGCGCGCCCGCGTCGACGGCGCCGTATACGACCTGGACGCGGTGCCGCCGCTGACCCTGCGCCAGAAGCACACCATCGAAGTGGTGATCGACCGCTTCCGCCCGCGCGAGGACATCAAGCAACGCCTGGCCGAATCCTTCGAGACCGCGTTGCGGCTGGGTGACGGCCTGGTGATCGTCGCGAACATGGATGATCCGAAAGCACAAGAACAGCTGCTGTCCTCGCGCTATTCCTGCCCGGTCTGCGACTATTCGCTGCCGGAACTGGAGCCACGCCTGTTCTCGTTCAACTCGCCGGTCGGCGCCTGCCCGTCCTGCGACGGCCTGGGCGTGACCCAGGTATTCGATGCGGCGCGCGTGGTCGGCCATCCCGAGCTGCCGTTGTCCAACGGCGCGGTGCGCGGCTGGGACCGGCGCAACGCGCATTACTTCCAGCTGATCCTGTCGCTGGCCGCGCACTACGGCTTCGACGTGGACACGCCGTGGCAGAAGCTTCCCGCGGACGTCCAGAAGGCCATCCTGTACGGCAGCGGCAAGGACAGGATCGCGTTCCGCTACATCACCGAGCGCGGCGGCAAGGTCACCCGCGAGCATGCGTTCGAGGGCATCCTGCCGAACCTGGAGCGGCGCTACAAGGAAACCGAATCCGCCGCCGTGCGCGAGGAGCTGGCCAAGTACATCAGCGACCAGCCCTGCCCCGAGTGCGCCGGCCAGCGACTGAACCGCTCGGCGCGCAACGTGTTCGTCGCCGACCATGCGCTGCCCTCGCTCACCTCGCGCTCGATCGACGACGCACTGGCGTTCTTCGAGGAATTGAAGCTTGCCGGGTGGCGCGGCGAGATTGCGGTGAAGATCGTCAAGGAGATCCGTGAGCGGCTGACCTTCCTCAACGACGTGGGCCTGAACTACCTCACCCTCGACCGCCAGGCCGACTCGCTGTCCGGCGGCGAGGCGCAGCGCATCCGCCTGGCCTCGCAGATCGGTGCCGGCCTGGTCGGCGTGATGTACGTGTTGGACGAACCCTCGATCGGCCTGCACCAGCGCGACAACGAGCGCCTGCTCGGCACGCTGACCCGCCTGCGCGACCTCGGCAACACGGTGATCGTGGTCGAGCACGACGAGGACGCGATCCGCATGGCCGACCACGTGCTCGACATCGGCCCTGGCGCCGGCGTGCACGGCGGCGAGATCGTGGCGCAGGGCACGGTGCAGGACATGCTCGACTCGCCGCGCTCGGTGACCGGCCAGTTCCTCTCCGGCGAACGTGCGATCGAAGTGCCGAAGGAACGCCGCCAGCCGATCGACAACGACGCGTGGCTGCGCCTGAAAGGCGCCAGCGGCAACAACCTGAAGCACGTCGACCTGGCCATCCCGGCCGGCCTGTTCACCTGCGTCACCGGCGTGTCCGGCTCGGGCAAGTCGACCCTGGTCAACGACACCCTGTTCCGCCTGGCCGCGGCCGAACTCAACGGCGCCGGCACCCAGTCGGCACCCTACAAGTCCGTCGACGGCATGGAGCTGTTCGACAAGGTGGTCGACATCGACCAGTCGCCGATCGGCCGCACGCCGCGTTCCAACCCGGCCACCTACACCGGCCTGTTCACCCCGCTGCGCGAGATGTTCGCGCAGGTGCCCGAGGCACGTTCGCGCGGCTACACGCCGGGCCGCTTCAGCTTCAACGTGCGCGGCGGCCGCTGCGAGGCGTGCGAGGGCGACGGCATGATCAAGGTGGAGATGCACTTCCTGCCCGACGTCTACGTACCCTGCGACGTCTGCCACGGCAAGCGCTACAACCGCGAGACGCTGGAGATCCTGTACAAGGGCCACACCATCGCCGACGTGCTCGACATGACGGTGGAGGACGCGCTGAAGCTGTTCGAGAACGTGCCGACCATCGCGCGCAAGCTCGACACCCTGCGCGCTGTCGGCCTCGACTACATCAAGCTCGGCCAGAGCGCGACCACCTTGTCCGGCGGCGAGGCGCAGCGCGTGAAGCTGTCCAAGGAACTGTCCAAACGCGACACCGGCCGCACCCTGTACATCCTCGACGAGCCCACCACCGGCCTGCACTTCCACGACATCGAGCAGTTGCTCGACGTGCTGCACCAGTTGGTCGACCAGGGCAACACGGTGGTGGTGATCGAGCACAATCTCGACGTGATCAAGACCGCCGACTGGATCGTCGACCTCGGCCCCGAGGGCGGTGCCGGTGGCGGCCGCATCCTGGTTTCCGGCACACCGGAAACCGTGGCGGCCACGCCCGAATCGCACACCGGCCATTTCCTCGCGCCGCACCTGAAGCCAGCCAAGCCGAAGAAGCCGGGTGCCGCCACGCGGGTCAAGGCCGCCACCAAGCACATCGCCTCGGCCGACAAGTACAAGCCGATGCGCGGCAGCGGAAAAAAGAAGAAGCCTTCATGA
- a CDS encoding DUF2059 domain-containing protein gives MRKWVGMAAGAVLALGTAGQVMAAQPSEKQVRQLFQVMHMERMFDQMNSQMAGVMGQAVPCVPASYWQGFIDASGSQQLLGRMVPIYQHHFSAADVAGLLKFYKSPLGQKVITQMPVTMAEGMKIGQEWGRERGQAMVRQLQQNGTLDANGRCPASPAATTPKPVPKPDH, from the coding sequence ATGCGGAAGTGGGTGGGAATGGCGGCCGGCGCGGTGCTGGCGCTGGGGACAGCGGGCCAGGTCATGGCGGCACAGCCGAGCGAAAAGCAGGTGCGCCAGTTGTTCCAGGTGATGCACATGGAGCGCATGTTCGACCAGATGAACTCGCAGATGGCCGGCGTGATGGGACAGGCGGTGCCGTGCGTGCCGGCGTCGTACTGGCAGGGTTTCATCGACGCCAGCGGCAGCCAGCAGTTGCTCGGGCGGATGGTACCGATCTACCAGCATCACTTCAGCGCCGCCGACGTGGCCGGCCTGCTGAAGTTCTACAAGTCGCCGCTGGGCCAGAAGGTGATCACGCAGATGCCGGTGACCATGGCCGAGGGCATGAAGATCGGCCAGGAATGGGGCCGCGAGCGGGGCCAGGCGATGGTCCGGCAACTGCAGCAGAACGGTACGCTCGACGCCAACGGACGCTGCCCCGCCAGCCCGGCGGCCACCACGCCGAAGCCGGTACCGAAACCGGACCATTGA
- the rplU gene encoding 50S ribosomal protein L21, with product MSYAVIKTGGKQYRVQQGDVLRVELLTAEEGATVSFDQVLLVGSGESVTVGAPVVEGATVSATVRKHGRADKIRIIKFRRRKHYKRQQGHRQHFTEIEITGINA from the coding sequence ATGAGTTACGCAGTCATCAAGACCGGTGGCAAGCAGTACCGTGTGCAGCAGGGCGACGTGCTGCGCGTGGAGCTGTTGACCGCCGAAGAAGGCGCCACTGTGAGCTTTGACCAGGTGTTGCTGGTCGGTTCCGGCGAGTCGGTCACCGTCGGTGCGCCGGTCGTCGAAGGCGCCACCGTCAGCGCCACCGTGCGCAAGCACGGCCGTGCCGACAAGATCCGCATCATCAAGTTCCGCCGCCGCAAGCACTACAAGCGTCAGCAGGGCCATCGGCAGCATTTCACCGAAATCGAGATCACGGGCATCAACGCCTGA
- the rpmA gene encoding 50S ribosomal protein L27, which produces MAHKKGVGSSRNGRDSNPKYLGVKIYGGQAIEAGNIIVRQRGTQFHPGTGVGLGRDHTLFALVDGTVKFAVRGDKNRRFVDVVQA; this is translated from the coding sequence ATGGCACATAAAAAAGGCGTAGGTTCCAGCCGCAACGGTCGCGATTCGAACCCGAAATACCTCGGCGTCAAGATCTACGGCGGCCAGGCCATCGAAGCCGGCAACATCATCGTGCGTCAGCGCGGTACCCAGTTCCACCCGGGCACGGGTGTGGGCCTGGGTCGCGACCACACGCTGTTCGCGCTGGTCGACGGCACCGTCAAGTTCGCCGTCCGCGGCGACAAGAACCGCCGTTTCGTCGACGTCGTCCAGGCGTAA
- the cgtA gene encoding Obg family GTPase CgtA: MKFVDEANIKVQAGDGGNGCISFRREKFIPFGGPDGGDGGFGGSVWLVADEGLNTLVDFRHQRSFKAKRGENGMGSQMYGKGGEDTTIRVPVGTMITNVDTDEVIGDLTAHGQRMLVAQGGKGGLGNIHFKTSVNRAPRKATPGTPGEARELKLELRLLADVGLLGFPNAGKSTFIRAVSAATPRVADYPFTTLHPNLGVVSLGTDQSFVIADIPGLIEGASEGAGLGIQFLRHVARTSLLLHIVDIAPIDGSDVAAQVRAIEQELQKFNPELLERPRWLVLNKADMLAEDERQAVAEKIVAELDWTQPWFLVSAIARENTMAVCQQVQRFFESQREASVERTDMLPNDVRLRGEEPQG; the protein is encoded by the coding sequence ATGAAATTCGTCGACGAAGCAAACATCAAAGTCCAGGCCGGTGACGGCGGCAATGGCTGCATCAGCTTCCGCCGCGAGAAGTTCATCCCGTTCGGCGGTCCCGACGGCGGCGACGGCGGTTTCGGCGGCTCGGTCTGGCTGGTGGCCGACGAGGGGTTGAATACCCTGGTCGACTTCCGTCACCAGCGCAGCTTCAAGGCCAAGCGCGGCGAGAACGGCATGGGCAGCCAGATGTACGGCAAGGGCGGCGAGGACACCACGATCCGCGTGCCGGTCGGCACCATGATCACCAACGTCGACACCGACGAGGTGATCGGCGACCTCACCGCCCACGGCCAGCGCATGCTGGTGGCGCAGGGCGGCAAGGGTGGCCTGGGCAACATCCACTTCAAGACGTCGGTGAACCGGGCGCCGCGCAAGGCCACGCCGGGCACGCCGGGCGAGGCGCGCGAGCTGAAGCTGGAGCTGCGCCTGCTGGCCGACGTCGGCCTGCTCGGCTTCCCGAACGCCGGCAAGTCCACCTTCATCCGTGCGGTGTCCGCGGCGACGCCGCGGGTGGCGGATTACCCGTTCACCACGCTGCATCCGAACCTGGGCGTGGTGAGCCTCGGCACCGACCAGAGCTTCGTGATCGCCGACATCCCCGGCCTGATCGAGGGCGCCTCCGAAGGCGCCGGCCTGGGCATCCAGTTCCTGCGCCACGTGGCGCGCACCAGCTTGCTGCTGCACATCGTCGACATCGCGCCGATCGACGGTTCCGACGTGGCCGCCCAGGTACGTGCGATCGAGCAGGAACTGCAGAAATTCAATCCGGAATTACTGGAGCGTCCGCGCTGGCTAGTGCTCAACAAGGCCGACATGCTGGCCGAGGACGAGCGCCAGGCCGTGGCGGAGAAGATCGTCGCCGAACTGGACTGGACCCAGCCCTGGTTCCTGGTCTCGGCGATCGCCCGCGAGAACACCATGGCCGTGTGCCAGCAGGTGCAGCGCTTCTTCGAGTCGCAACGCGAGGCCAGCGTGGAACGCACCGACATGCTGCCGAACGACGTGCGCCTGCGCGGGGAAGAGCCGCAAGGCTGA
- a CDS encoding cupredoxin domain-containing protein — MKRLLPFVLAALLLPLLASAADVASYTLTLKDHRYQPSELRIPANVRIKLELINQDPSPEEFESDDFPAEKIVMPNSRTSLFIGPFKPGRYRFYGDFHQPTAQGMLVVE; from the coding sequence ATGAAACGCCTGTTGCCGTTTGTCCTCGCCGCACTACTGCTGCCGCTGCTTGCCAGCGCGGCCGACGTTGCCAGCTACACGCTGACCCTGAAGGATCACCGCTACCAGCCCAGCGAGCTGCGCATTCCCGCGAATGTCCGGATCAAGCTGGAGCTGATCAACCAGGATCCCTCGCCGGAGGAGTTCGAGAGCGACGACTTCCCGGCCGAGAAGATCGTGATGCCGAACAGCCGCACCAGCCTGTTCATCGGCCCGTTCAAGCCCGGACGCTACCGCTTCTATGGCGATTTCCACCAGCCCACCGCGCAGGGCATGTTGGTGGTGGAGTAG
- a CDS encoding FTR1 family iron permease produces MWAVALLVFREVLEAALIVSVVAAATRGVPRRGWFVGGGIALGIFGAVLVALSADLLAAAFSGVGQELFNAGVLLAAVLMIGWHVLWMSSHGRELGRQMQVLGNAVHSGASSLGLLLVVVALAVLREGSEVVLFLYGMRAGGAEHLWAGLSIGVVAGAALGFALYAGLLRIPVRHFFGATNAMLVLLAAGLASTAARYLIQANLLPAWGHQLWDSSWLLGNGSLLGQTAHILVGYDAQPAGMQLVFYASTLAALWAGARLIRPMEAVRQPR; encoded by the coding sequence ATGTGGGCAGTGGCCTTGCTGGTATTTCGGGAAGTGCTGGAAGCGGCGCTGATCGTCAGCGTGGTGGCGGCAGCCACCCGCGGCGTGCCGCGGCGCGGCTGGTTCGTCGGCGGCGGCATCGCGCTGGGAATCTTCGGCGCGGTGCTGGTGGCGTTATCGGCCGACCTGCTGGCCGCGGCATTCAGCGGCGTCGGGCAGGAGCTGTTCAACGCCGGCGTACTGCTGGCGGCGGTGCTGATGATCGGCTGGCACGTGCTGTGGATGTCCAGCCACGGCCGCGAGCTGGGCCGGCAGATGCAGGTGTTGGGCAACGCGGTGCACAGCGGTGCCAGCTCGTTGGGACTGCTGCTGGTGGTGGTGGCGCTGGCGGTGCTGCGCGAGGGCTCGGAGGTGGTGCTGTTCCTGTACGGCATGCGTGCCGGTGGGGCGGAACACCTGTGGGCCGGGCTGTCGATCGGTGTAGTGGCCGGCGCGGCACTCGGCTTCGCGCTGTATGCGGGCCTGCTGCGCATTCCCGTGCGGCATTTCTTCGGCGCCACCAATGCCATGTTGGTGCTGCTGGCCGCCGGACTGGCTTCGACTGCCGCGCGTTACCTGATCCAGGCCAACCTGCTGCCGGCCTGGGGCCATCAGCTGTGGGACAGCTCCTGGCTGCTCGGCAACGGCTCGCTGCTGGGCCAGACCGCGCACATCCTGGTCGGCTACGACGCCCAGCCGGCTGGCATGCAGCTGGTGTTCTACGCGTCGACGCTGGCTGCGCTGTGGGCCGGCGCGCGGCTGATCCGCCCGATGGAAGCCGTGCGCCAGCCGCGCTGA
- a CDS encoding carboxyl transferase domain-containing protein: MSVIASQIDPRSPEFQASSNQLRAVVDDLQRELTRSAEGGGAKAREKHVARGKLLPRERIRALLDPGSPFLELSPLAAHGMYDDAAPAAGLITGIGRVNGIEVVVVANDATVKGGTYFPITVKKHLRAQEVALENRLPCVYLVDSGGAFLPLQDEVFPDKEHFGRIFYNQARMSSLNIPQIAVVMGSCTAGGAYVPAMSDETIIVREQGTIFLGGPPLVKAATGEVVDAETLGGADVHTSISGVADHFAENDAHALSIARDIVAHLNRKKDMPLVLRAPVEPKYPAEELYGVIPQDTRRPFDIREVIARIVDGSEFHEFKARYGKTLVCGFAHIHGYPVGIVANNGILFAESALKGAHFIELCNQRNVPLVFLQNITGFMVGKKYEQAGIAKDGAKMVTAVACSHVPKFTVVIGGSFGAGNYAMCGRAYGARFLWMWPNARISVMGGEQAASVLATVKRDGIEAKGGEWSADEEEAFKAPLRDQYERQGHPYYASARLWDDGIIDPVDTRRVLGLAISASLNAPIEPQRYGVFRM, translated from the coding sequence ATGAGCGTCATTGCATCGCAGATCGACCCGCGTTCTCCCGAATTCCAGGCCAGCAGCAACCAGCTGCGTGCCGTGGTGGATGACCTGCAGCGCGAGCTGACGCGCAGTGCCGAGGGCGGCGGTGCGAAGGCGCGCGAGAAACACGTCGCCCGCGGCAAGCTGCTGCCGCGCGAGCGTATCCGCGCCCTGCTCGACCCGGGCTCGCCGTTCCTGGAACTGTCGCCGCTGGCCGCGCACGGCATGTACGACGATGCCGCGCCGGCCGCCGGCCTGATCACCGGCATCGGCCGGGTCAACGGCATCGAGGTGGTGGTGGTCGCCAACGACGCCACGGTCAAGGGCGGCACCTATTTCCCGATCACCGTGAAGAAGCACCTGCGCGCGCAGGAAGTGGCGCTGGAGAACCGCCTGCCCTGCGTCTACCTGGTCGACTCCGGCGGCGCGTTCCTGCCCCTGCAGGACGAGGTGTTCCCGGACAAGGAGCACTTCGGGCGGATCTTCTACAACCAGGCGCGGATGTCGTCGCTCAACATCCCGCAGATCGCGGTGGTGATGGGCTCGTGCACCGCGGGCGGCGCCTACGTGCCGGCGATGAGCGACGAGACGATCATCGTGCGCGAACAGGGCACGATCTTCCTCGGCGGGCCGCCGCTGGTGAAGGCGGCCACCGGCGAGGTGGTCGACGCCGAGACGCTTGGCGGCGCAGACGTCCATACGTCCATCTCCGGCGTGGCCGACCACTTTGCCGAGAACGACGCGCACGCGCTGTCGATCGCGCGCGACATCGTGGCCCATCTCAACCGGAAGAAGGACATGCCGCTGGTGCTGCGCGCCCCGGTCGAGCCGAAGTACCCGGCCGAGGAACTGTACGGCGTGATCCCGCAGGACACCCGTCGCCCGTTCGACATCCGCGAGGTGATCGCGCGCATCGTCGACGGTTCGGAGTTTCACGAGTTCAAGGCGCGCTACGGCAAGACCCTGGTCTGCGGCTTCGCGCACATCCATGGCTACCCGGTCGGCATCGTCGCCAACAACGGCATCCTGTTCGCCGAGAGCGCGCTGAAGGGTGCGCACTTCATCGAGCTGTGCAACCAGCGCAACGTGCCGCTGGTGTTCCTGCAGAACATCACCGGCTTCATGGTCGGCAAGAAATACGAGCAGGCGGGCATCGCCAAAGATGGGGCAAAGATGGTCACCGCAGTGGCCTGCTCGCACGTACCCAAGTTCACCGTGGTGATCGGCGGCAGCTTCGGCGCCGGCAACTACGCGATGTGCGGCCGCGCGTACGGCGCGCGTTTCCTGTGGATGTGGCCGAATGCGCGTATCAGCGTGATGGGCGGCGAGCAGGCGGCCTCGGTGCTGGCGACGGTGAAGCGCGATGGCATCGAGGCGAAGGGCGGCGAATGGTCAGCCGATGAGGAGGAAGCGTTCAAGGCCCCGCTGCGCGACCAGTACGAACGCCAGGGCCACCCTTATTACGCCAGCGCGCGGCTGTGGGACGACGGCATCATCGACCCGGTCGACACCCGCCGTGTGCTCGGCCTGGCGATCTCCGCCTCGCTCAACGCACCGATCGAACCGCAGCGCTACGGCGTGTTCCGCATGTAA
- a CDS encoding acetyl-CoA C-acyltransferase: MSDVSVVIVGAKRTAIGSFLGQFTGVPTPKLGATAIRAALEQSGVAPADVSEVIMGCVLPANLGQAPARQASLGADLPASTGCTTINKVCGSGMKAIMLGHDLIKAGSATVVVAGGMESMTNAPHMVQARTGIRYGDGQLVDHMAWDGLTNPYDGKAMGVFGELCADKYHFTREAQDAFAIESVKRALAAQQNGGFAGEIVPVTVSGRKGDVVVDTDEQPGRSDITKVPSLKPAFRKENGTITAASSSSISDGAAAVVLLSADDAGKRGLKPLARIVAHATHSQEPEWFTTAPVGAIQKVLDKAGWKVGDVDLFEINEAFAVVAMTPMKELGIPHDKLNVNGGACALGHPIGASGARLVVTLLNALKTRGLKRGIASLCIGGGEATAVAVECID, encoded by the coding sequence ATGTCGGATGTCAGCGTCGTCATCGTCGGTGCCAAGCGCACGGCCATCGGTTCCTTCCTCGGCCAGTTCACCGGCGTCCCCACCCCGAAGCTCGGCGCCACGGCGATCCGCGCCGCACTGGAACAATCCGGCGTGGCCCCGGCCGACGTCAGCGAGGTGATCATGGGTTGCGTGCTGCCCGCCAACCTGGGCCAGGCGCCGGCGCGGCAGGCTTCGCTGGGCGCCGACCTGCCGGCCAGCACCGGCTGCACCACGATCAACAAGGTGTGCGGCTCGGGCATGAAAGCGATCATGCTGGGCCATGACCTGATCAAGGCCGGCTCGGCGACCGTGGTGGTGGCCGGCGGCATGGAGTCGATGACCAACGCGCCGCACATGGTGCAGGCGCGCACCGGTATCCGCTACGGCGACGGCCAGCTGGTCGACCACATGGCCTGGGACGGCCTGACCAACCCGTACGACGGCAAGGCGATGGGCGTGTTCGGCGAACTGTGCGCCGACAAGTACCACTTCACCCGCGAGGCGCAGGACGCGTTCGCGATCGAGTCGGTCAAGCGCGCATTGGCGGCCCAGCAGAACGGCGGGTTCGCCGGCGAGATCGTTCCGGTCACCGTGAGCGGCCGCAAGGGCGACGTGGTGGTCGACACCGACGAGCAGCCCGGCCGTTCCGACATCACCAAGGTCCCCAGCCTGAAACCGGCCTTCCGCAAGGAGAACGGCACGATCACGGCGGCCAGCTCGTCCAGCATCTCCGACGGCGCCGCCGCGGTGGTGCTGTTGTCGGCCGACGATGCAGGCAAGCGCGGCCTGAAACCGCTGGCGCGCATCGTGGCGCATGCCACCCATTCGCAGGAGCCGGAATGGTTCACCACCGCGCCGGTCGGTGCGATCCAGAAGGTATTGGACAAGGCCGGCTGGAAGGTCGGCGACGTCGACCTGTTCGAGATCAACGAGGCGTTTGCCGTGGTCGCGATGACCCCGATGAAGGAGCTCGGCATCCCGCACGACAAGCTCAACGTCAACGGCGGCGCCTGCGCGCTGGGCCACCCGATCGGCGCCAGCGGTGCGCGCCTGGTGGTGACCTTGTTGAACGCGCTGAAGACGCGCGGCCTCAAGCGCGGCATCGCGTCCCTGTGCATCGGTGGCGGCGAGGCAACGGCGGTCGCGGTGGAGTGCATCGACTGA